A stretch of Candidatus Sphingomonas phytovorans DNA encodes these proteins:
- a CDS encoding M56 family metallopeptidase, with product MADIAKALIEWLLWQSLYATVAAAVIFGLIGALRIRDPRWLMGLWAIVLLRFLLPTDFAMPWGIGSIWDQFGPAVLDQRADGGEIAASVPSVERLGVGGGPVASGSLAIFLTLIWAGGALGLFFIVLRQQLKTSRLLRRAAPAGQEVRDRLRHWQRKFDIDRPVHMVVGDAKLLPFTTGLLSPAIFMSRQHLETIGRDELDAVLVHELAHIRSWDVAWLYIERLVQLLFFFHPVAWWATRQLSQARERCCDIQAVNMSNIKATLYWESVLNLLQVPANSSPRLAIASSLGRPARSLRDRIDAVRFHSHPHTRSRLAVYAGIMGLSTFLLPMAPIAGRAAIPLPTAKNDLAQSKQSALRTANDRVLRAREILDRYNRGDFGDRVITRPNGEAICAPDSWPAGVTCKGVFSRKDIGQLVWEAEDSLVKAERTAALLANP from the coding sequence ATGGCCGATATCGCAAAGGCTCTGATCGAATGGCTCCTGTGGCAGTCCCTCTATGCCACTGTTGCGGCGGCCGTCATATTCGGTTTGATCGGCGCACTGCGTATCCGCGACCCCCGATGGCTGATGGGGCTCTGGGCAATCGTCCTGCTGCGCTTTCTGCTGCCGACCGACTTTGCCATGCCTTGGGGGATTGGGTCGATCTGGGACCAATTCGGTCCGGCCGTCCTCGATCAGCGCGCGGATGGGGGCGAAATCGCGGCATCGGTGCCGTCGGTCGAACGATTGGGCGTAGGCGGTGGGCCGGTCGCATCCGGCAGTCTGGCGATCTTCCTTACCCTGATCTGGGCGGGGGGCGCCCTCGGGCTGTTCTTCATCGTCCTGCGCCAGCAGCTTAAGACTAGCCGGCTGCTCCGCCGCGCTGCGCCGGCAGGACAAGAGGTGCGGGATCGGTTGCGCCACTGGCAGCGCAAGTTCGACATTGACCGCCCTGTCCACATGGTGGTCGGTGATGCTAAGCTGTTGCCGTTCACGACGGGCCTCCTTTCCCCGGCCATATTCATGTCGCGGCAGCATCTGGAGACGATCGGACGCGACGAACTCGACGCTGTCCTGGTGCATGAACTTGCCCATATCCGCTCATGGGATGTCGCCTGGCTCTACATCGAACGCCTCGTACAGTTGCTGTTCTTTTTCCACCCCGTGGCATGGTGGGCCACCCGCCAGCTGTCCCAGGCCCGCGAACGCTGCTGCGACATTCAGGCCGTCAATATGTCGAACATAAAGGCGACACTATATTGGGAATCAGTGCTGAATCTCCTGCAGGTGCCGGCCAATAGCTCGCCCCGGCTGGCCATTGCCAGTTCGCTCGGGAGACCGGCTCGGTCGCTAAGGGATCGTATCGACGCAGTCCGTTTTCATTCGCATCCCCACACCCGCTCGCGGCTTGCTGTCTATGCCGGCATAATGGGGCTGAGCACTTTCCTTTTGCCGATGGCGCCGATCGCTGGAAGGGCAGCCATCCCCCTGCCAACCGCGAAGAACGATCTGGCGCAGTCGAAACAATCTGCACTGCGGACAGCCAATGATCGGGTCCTCCGTGCTCGTGAGATATTGGATCGATACAACCGCGGTGATTTCGGTGACCGCGTCATTACCCGGCCCAATGGCGAAGCGATTTGCGCGCCGGACAGCTGGCCGGCGGGCGTGACATGCAAGGGTGTCTTCTCGCGAAAGGATATCGGCCAACTCGTCTGGGAGGCCGAGGACAGTCTCGTCAAAGCTGAGCGGACCGCTGCGCTACTGGCGAATCCCTAG
- a CDS encoding BlaI/MecI/CopY family transcriptional regulator, with protein sequence MRPESKTEARLPEISQAEHNVLRGLWQLKRASLREVHDAISAETGWAYTTTKTVLDRMAAKNLLKREKVHGLFVYSPAISKAAGIARFVRYFASRIVERDMGVVLGLFRESEALSRKDVEELRALISELDKQDAAGAAGEKSA encoded by the coding sequence ATGCGGCCAGAATCAAAGACAGAAGCCAGGCTTCCGGAAATTTCGCAGGCGGAGCACAATGTGCTGCGCGGTCTATGGCAGTTGAAGCGCGCTAGCCTGCGGGAGGTGCATGATGCCATCTCTGCGGAGACCGGATGGGCCTATACGACCACAAAGACGGTACTCGACCGGATGGCCGCCAAAAATCTGCTGAAGCGGGAAAAGGTCCACGGATTGTTCGTCTATTCCCCCGCGATCAGCAAGGCTGCGGGTATCGCACGCTTCGTACGCTATTTCGCCAGCCGTATCGTGGAACGCGATATGGGCGTCGTCTTGGGACTGTTCAGGGAATCGGAGGCACTCTCCCGCAAGGATGTCGAGGAACTGCGAGCTTTGATTTCGGAGTTGGACAAGCAGGATGCGGCTGGCGCAGCGGGCGAAAAGAGCGCCTGA
- a CDS encoding sterol desaturase family protein gives MKFEVIAIVAIYAGFALAEAISTGFFRKSGATRQDTVVELIGTTVLLVVTQPLALAGGIFIAQLAAPGAQGALSGWPILAQIALLLLCDDMMQYWWHRLSHTVPWLYNLHRPHHNAEYMSVRIVYRNNIFYYLLMPSLWLSGVLVYLGLGWVYAGYVVVKMTVIIAAHSDRRWDAPLYRMPWLSPMMWLVERTISTPATHAAHHGKHADDGVTHYKGNFGNLLFFWDVLFGTAKITRRYPDKIGVENLPPTTAAAQLLWPLVPAPKPPPR, from the coding sequence ATGAAGTTCGAGGTGATCGCGATCGTCGCCATCTATGCCGGGTTCGCGCTCGCGGAAGCGATCTCCACCGGCTTCTTTCGCAAATCGGGCGCGACACGGCAGGATACGGTGGTCGAACTGATCGGGACGACCGTGCTGCTGGTGGTGACACAGCCGCTCGCGCTGGCGGGCGGAATCTTCATTGCCCAACTCGCCGCCCCGGGGGCTCAGGGCGCGCTCTCGGGTTGGCCGATCCTCGCCCAGATCGCCCTGCTGCTGCTCTGCGACGACATGATGCAATATTGGTGGCACCGGCTCTCGCACACCGTGCCATGGCTCTACAATCTGCACCGCCCGCACCATAATGCCGAATATATGTCCGTCCGGATCGTCTACCGGAACAATATCTTCTATTATCTGCTGATGCCCTCGCTCTGGCTTTCGGGCGTGCTGGTCTATCTCGGACTGGGCTGGGTTTATGCCGGCTATGTCGTGGTCAAGATGACCGTGATCATCGCCGCGCATTCGGACCGCCGCTGGGATGCCCCGCTGTACCGGATGCCCTGGCTTTCGCCAATGATGTGGCTGGTCGAACGCACCATCTCAACGCCGGCAACGCATGCCGCGCATCACGGCAAGCATGCCGATGACGGGGTGACCCACTACAAGGGCAATTTCGGCAATCTGCTGTTCTTCTGGGACGTGTTGTTCGGCACGGCGAAGATCACCCGGCGCTATCCGGACAAGATCGGGGTGGAGAATCTGCCGCCGACGACGGCGGCGGCGCAGTTGTTGTGGCCGCTGGTCCCGGCGCCGAAACCCCCGCCACGCTGA
- a CDS encoding MHYT domain-containing protein, translated as MLSVLACIHDRHDWRLIVVAALICVIGSFTSMLSFQRVQECERAHRYRWMAMAAVTCGTGIWATHFIAMLAYEGGFPISYAPMPTIMSIIVAITIAGGREPRGAWAGHCRVIRRRRCHPWTRSFRHALHRHGGDRSAGTAHL; from the coding sequence ATGCTTTCTGTCCTTGCCTGTATTCATGATCGCCATGATTGGCGGCTGATTGTTGTCGCGGCGCTGATCTGCGTGATCGGCAGTTTCACGAGCATGCTGTCGTTTCAGCGCGTGCAGGAATGTGAACGCGCCCATCGTTATCGCTGGATGGCAATGGCTGCGGTTACCTGCGGCACGGGAATATGGGCGACCCATTTCATCGCGATGCTCGCTTATGAGGGTGGCTTCCCCATTAGCTACGCGCCGATGCCGACGATCATGTCGATCATCGTCGCCATCACTATTGCCGGGGGTCGCGAACCTCGTGGCGCATGGGCGGGGCACTGCCGTGTCATTCGCCGGCGGCGGTGCCATCCTTGGACTAGGTCTTTCCGCCATGCACTACACCGGCATGGCGGCGATCGAAGCGCCGGCACGGCTCATCTATGA
- the arsC gene encoding arsenate reductase (glutaredoxin) (This arsenate reductase requires both glutathione and glutaredoxin to convert arsenate to arsenite, after which the efflux transporter formed by ArsA and ArsB can extrude the arsenite from the cell, providing resistance.) gives MKATIWHNPRCSKSRETLAILKETPGVEVEVIEYLKNPPTREKLAALYERAGMTPRQGLRMAEDAARGLKYADGDAILDAMMVDPILIERPLVETEKGVRLGRPPEKVREIL, from the coding sequence TTGAAGGCGACGATCTGGCATAATCCGCGTTGTTCCAAATCGCGCGAGACGCTGGCGATCCTGAAGGAGACGCCGGGCGTCGAGGTCGAGGTGATCGAATATCTGAAGAACCCGCCGACCCGCGAGAAGCTGGCTGCCTTGTACGAACGCGCCGGCATGACGCCGCGCCAGGGCCTGCGCATGGCAGAGGATGCCGCACGGGGACTGAAATATGCCGATGGCGACGCGATCCTCGACGCGATGATGGTCGACCCGATCCTGATAGAACGCCCGCTGGTGGAGACCGAAAAGGGTGTGCGACTCGGCCGGCCACCGGAGAAGGTACGCGAGATTCTTTGA
- a CDS encoding GMC family oxidoreductase N-terminal domain-containing protein yields MRVPFNPLQAAILKALAEALFHGVDMKITSSQVVANLQHQFGMVEGGKPKEIGLTLYLICFFMGGPFFLLMGPAWRARRVAKRLERSKNNLMQDLARIRGIVYAGYYGHWEGAAEAGNDDNPVLRAIGFELPHQRVRGPGEVKIEPFPGRDLAHDDVLDPGEAPASADIIVIGSGAGGAVAAANLARHHDVLVIEAGPHFPSGALTHEERRMTARLFVDGGVQTSRDHDIVIFQGHCVGGSTVINNGIALRVQQPGLTHPLANDVFATWAALGAPVDGTRFDAAYRAVETRLGIEPIDPKSARNNGTHLLNGWAAHAAASGDPMDAEAPALWFSKNYGPRSIKADCAYCGYCNTGCPYGRKQGMAQSFLIDARRSGARILAETRVERIVWGEPDLDGKRVATGVEVLLPDGSRRTIGATRGVVVAAGTMASSRILDKSGIRGTGEGISLNIACPVVALMPGQVRAWDEDQMATYVDRGDFLLESHFQPPMSMSTLMPGWFGHHADRMLNYNRLASAGILFPADRQGRLIGGSLHFKLRADVELPLLRRALATLARVHFAAGASEVYPAIARGLTLHKGEDVDAFFARHIGEADDVTLSSSHPQGGNARNADPDKGVVDLDCRVHGTANVLVTDASTFTSCIRVNAQLTTMAMAHYATAVSPFAM; encoded by the coding sequence ATGCGCGTGCCATTCAACCCGCTGCAGGCGGCGATCCTGAAGGCGCTGGCCGAGGCGCTGTTTCACGGCGTCGACATGAAGATCACCTCCAGCCAGGTCGTCGCCAACCTGCAGCACCAGTTCGGCATGGTCGAAGGCGGCAAGCCGAAGGAGATCGGCCTTACCCTCTATCTGATCTGCTTCTTCATGGGCGGCCCCTTCTTCCTCCTGATGGGGCCGGCGTGGCGGGCGCGGCGCGTGGCGAAACGGCTTGAGCGCAGCAAGAACAACCTGATGCAGGACCTCGCCCGTATCCGGGGCATCGTCTATGCCGGCTATTACGGCCACTGGGAGGGCGCGGCGGAGGCCGGCAACGACGACAACCCGGTGCTCCGGGCGATCGGCTTCGAGCTACCGCATCAGCGCGTGCGCGGCCCTGGCGAAGTGAAGATCGAGCCCTTTCCAGGTCGCGACCTTGCTCATGACGATGTGCTCGATCCAGGCGAGGCGCCGGCCTCGGCCGACATCATCGTCATCGGCTCGGGCGCAGGCGGCGCCGTCGCGGCAGCCAACCTTGCGCGCCATCACGACGTGCTGGTGATCGAGGCGGGGCCGCATTTCCCGTCGGGGGCGCTCACGCATGAGGAGCGCCGCATGACCGCGCGGCTGTTCGTCGATGGCGGCGTGCAGACCAGCCGCGACCATGACATCGTCATCTTTCAGGGGCATTGCGTCGGCGGCTCGACGGTCATCAACAACGGTATCGCGCTGCGCGTTCAGCAACCCGGCCTGACCCACCCGCTCGCGAACGATGTGTTCGCCACCTGGGCCGCGCTCGGCGCGCCGGTGGATGGGACTCGGTTCGACGCCGCCTATCGCGCCGTCGAGACTCGACTCGGCATCGAGCCGATCGACCCGAAGAGCGCCCGCAACAACGGCACGCACCTGCTGAACGGCTGGGCCGCGCACGCCGCCGCCTCGGGAGACCCGATGGACGCGGAGGCGCCAGCACTCTGGTTCAGCAAGAATTACGGACCGCGCTCGATCAAGGCCGACTGCGCCTATTGCGGCTATTGTAATACCGGCTGCCCCTATGGCCGCAAGCAGGGCATGGCCCAGTCCTTCCTGATCGACGCACGCCGTTCGGGTGCGCGCATCCTCGCCGAGACGAGGGTCGAGCGGATCGTCTGGGGCGAGCCCGATCTCGACGGGAAACGCGTCGCCACCGGCGTGGAAGTTCTCCTGCCCGACGGCAGCCGCCGGACGATCGGGGCAACCAGGGGCGTGGTCGTTGCCGCGGGCACGATGGCGTCGAGCCGAATCCTCGACAAGAGCGGTATCCGCGGCACGGGGGAGGGCATCTCGCTCAACATCGCCTGCCCGGTGGTCGCGCTGATGCCGGGACAAGTGCGCGCCTGGGACGAAGACCAGATGGCCACCTATGTCGATCGCGGCGATTTCCTGCTCGAATCGCACTTCCAGCCGCCGATGAGCATGTCGACCCTGATGCCCGGCTGGTTCGGCCATCATGCCGACCGCATGCTCAACTATAACCGGCTCGCTTCCGCCGGCATCCTGTTCCCGGCCGACCGGCAGGGCCGGCTGATCGGCGGCAGCCTTCACTTCAAGCTGCGCGCCGATGTCGAGCTGCCGCTGCTGCGCCGCGCGCTGGCGACGCTCGCCCGCGTGCATTTCGCCGCCGGTGCCAGCGAGGTCTATCCGGCGATCGCGCGCGGGCTGACACTGCACAAGGGCGAGGATGTGGATGCCTTTTTCGCGCGGCACATCGGCGAGGCGGACGACGTCACCCTCTCGAGCTCGCATCCCCAGGGCGGGAACGCACGCAATGCCGATCCGGACAAGGGTGTCGTCGATCTCGATTGCCGCGTGCACGGCACGGCCAACGTGCTCGTCACCGACGCCAGCACTTTCACCAGCTGCATCCGGGTGAATGCACAGCTCACCACCATGGCGATGGCGCATTATGCAACGGCGGTCAGTCCTTTTGCAATGTGA
- a CDS encoding nuclear transport factor 2 family protein, which produces MPLSVLIFAALVADSVPPADPAALTRIEATCLDYIDGQLEGDPVRVARSLHPDLAKRAIAGETPDERLGLHRMTREELTDLTRRGALRTPRQQWSRSCRILDTTRDTASVRLETPWFVDYFHMGRFGDRWVIVNALWHPIPRPTQGAEQPSGRR; this is translated from the coding sequence ATGCCCCTTTCCGTCCTCATATTCGCCGCCTTGGTTGCGGATTCGGTGCCGCCCGCCGATCCGGCAGCCCTCACCCGGATCGAGGCTACGTGCCTGGACTATATCGACGGACAATTGGAGGGCGACCCGGTGCGGGTGGCGCGGTCTTTGCACCCTGACCTCGCCAAGCGGGCAATAGCTGGAGAAACACCCGACGAGCGGCTCGGCTTACACCGGATGACGCGCGAGGAACTGACCGACCTGACCCGGCGCGGCGCCTTGCGAACTCCCCGCCAACAATGGAGCCGTTCGTGCCGCATACTCGACACGACGCGCGACACGGCTTCGGTACGCCTCGAAACACCATGGTTCGTCGACTATTTCCACATGGGGCGCTTCGGCGACCGCTGGGTCATCGTGAACGCCCTTTGGCACCCCATTCCCCGCCCGACGCAAGGGGCGGAGCAGCCGTCCGGGAGACGATGA
- the purL gene encoding phosphoribosylformylglycinamidine synthase subunit PurL: MSQITPEIVAQHGLSPEEYERVLHAMGREPNLTELGIFSVMWSEHCSYKSSRIHLKKLPTSGPQVICGPGENAGVIDIGDGQAAIFKMESHNHPSYIEPYQGAATGVGGILRDVFTMGARPVANLNALRFGRPDHPKMRHLIAGVVHGIGGYGNCVGVPTVGGEVNFHRAYDGNILVNAMTVGVAETNKIFYSAASGVGNPIVYVGSKTGRDGIHGATMASADFSEDSEEKRPTVQVGDPFTEKLLIEACLELMASDAIVAIQDMGAAGLTSSSVEMASKGGVGIELVMDAVPQREAGMTPYEMMLSESQERMLMVLKPGREAFAEAIFHKWELDFAVIGHVTDNGRMVLKWQGETVADIPLGPLADEAPAYDRPWVKTPPPAPLTNVPDTTNIAADLLTLMASPDIASRRWIWEQYDHMVGADTVQRPGGDAAVVRVHGTSKGLAITTDCTPRYCYADPYEGGKQAIAEAYRNLSAVGAKPLATTDCMNFGNPQRPEIMGQFVGCIEGMAEACAALDFPIVSGNVSLYNETKNDDGTGSAILPTPAIGGVGLLDDWSKSATIAFKGTGDVILLIGTRSGHLGQSLWLREVHGREEGPPPPVDLAAERKTGEFVRAHIASGAFTAVHDVSDGGVAVTIAEMALASGIGAMLHAPLPCGVACSLFGEDQGLYVVTVADHALLDTLAGAGAAGIEVERIGRTIAGRLIFELPDDDHVVTLADLRAAHEGFFPTLMGETLV; encoded by the coding sequence ATGAGCCAGATCACCCCCGAGATCGTCGCCCAGCACGGGCTTTCCCCAGAAGAATATGAGCGCGTGCTGCACGCCATGGGGCGAGAGCCAAACCTGACCGAACTTGGGATCTTTTCAGTGATGTGGTCCGAGCATTGCTCGTACAAATCCAGTCGTATCCATCTGAAAAAGCTTCCGACTAGCGGCCCACAGGTGATCTGCGGCCCGGGCGAGAATGCCGGCGTGATCGACATCGGCGATGGCCAGGCGGCGATCTTCAAGATGGAAAGCCACAACCACCCGTCCTACATCGAGCCCTATCAGGGTGCGGCGACCGGAGTCGGCGGCATCCTGCGCGACGTGTTCACCATGGGCGCGCGGCCGGTGGCGAATCTCAACGCGTTGCGCTTCGGGCGGCCCGACCATCCCAAGATGCGCCACCTGATCGCGGGCGTCGTCCATGGCATCGGCGGCTATGGCAATTGCGTGGGCGTGCCGACAGTCGGCGGCGAGGTGAATTTCCATCGCGCCTATGACGGCAACATCCTGGTCAACGCGATGACGGTGGGCGTCGCGGAGACGAACAAGATCTTCTATTCGGCCGCGTCGGGCGTGGGCAATCCCATCGTCTATGTCGGGTCGAAGACCGGGCGCGACGGCATTCACGGCGCGACCATGGCCTCGGCCGATTTCTCCGAGGATTCGGAGGAGAAGCGCCCGACCGTTCAGGTGGGCGATCCCTTCACCGAGAAGCTGCTGATCGAGGCTTGCCTCGAATTGATGGCGTCGGACGCGATCGTCGCGATCCAGGACATGGGCGCTGCAGGCCTCACCTCCTCCTCGGTCGAGATGGCATCAAAGGGCGGCGTCGGCATCGAACTGGTGATGGACGCGGTGCCGCAGCGCGAGGCCGGCATGACGCCATACGAGATGATGCTCAGCGAGAGCCAGGAGCGCATGCTGATGGTGCTCAAGCCCGGCCGCGAGGCTTTCGCCGAGGCGATCTTCCACAAATGGGAACTGGATTTCGCCGTTATCGGCCATGTCACCGACAACGGGCGCATGGTGCTGAAATGGCAGGGCGAGACGGTGGCGGACATTCCACTCGGCCCACTGGCAGACGAGGCGCCGGCCTATGACCGTCCCTGGGTGAAGACGCCGCCGCCGGCACCGCTGACCAACGTTCCCGATACGACCAACATCGCGGCTGACCTGCTGACGCTGATGGCATCGCCCGATATCGCCAGCCGCCGCTGGATCTGGGAGCAATATGACCACATGGTCGGCGCGGACACGGTGCAGCGGCCGGGCGGCGACGCCGCGGTGGTTCGCGTCCACGGTACCAGCAAGGGCCTGGCGATCACCACCGATTGTACCCCGCGCTATTGCTATGCCGATCCCTATGAGGGCGGCAAGCAGGCGATCGCCGAGGCCTATCGCAACCTTTCCGCGGTCGGCGCGAAGCCGCTGGCCACGACCGACTGCATGAATTTCGGCAACCCGCAACGGCCCGAGATCATGGGCCAGTTCGTCGGCTGCATCGAGGGCATGGCCGAGGCGTGCGCGGCGCTCGACTTCCCGATCGTGAGCGGCAACGTGTCGCTCTACAACGAGACCAAGAATGACGACGGGACCGGGTCAGCCATCCTGCCGACCCCGGCGATCGGCGGCGTCGGGTTGCTGGACGACTGGTCGAAATCAGCGACGATCGCCTTCAAGGGCACTGGCGACGTCATCCTGCTGATCGGAACCCGTTCGGGCCATCTCGGCCAGTCCCTGTGGCTGCGCGAAGTTCATGGCCGCGAGGAAGGACCGCCCCCGCCGGTGGACCTCGCCGCCGAGCGCAAGACCGGCGAATTCGTGCGCGCGCACATCGCCTCGGGCGCCTTCACCGCTGTGCACGACGTCTCCGACGGCGGCGTCGCGGTGACGATCGCGGAGATGGCACTGGCGAGCGGCATCGGCGCGATGCTGCATGCCCCCCTGCCCTGCGGCGTCGCCTGCTCGCTGTTCGGCGAGGACCAGGGGCTCTATGTCGTGACGGTCGCCGACCATGCCCTGCTCGACACCTTGGCGGGCGCCGGCGCGGCCGGGATCGAGGTGGAACGGATCGGACGGACCATTGCCGGACGCCTGATCTTCGAACTGCCCGACGACGATCATGTCGTGACGCTGGCGGATCTCCGCGCCGCGCACGAGGGCTTCTTCCCGACATTGATGGGCGAGACCCTGGTATAA
- a CDS encoding bifunctional diguanylate cyclase/phosphodiesterase — protein sequence MFDDRMNLALRLAEQREEQVAILCLDLDRFKAVNDIFGHGEGDRILRKVADILRGATSPADTIARLGGDEFAIIQSGVSQPEAAAQLANRIQAGFAEQMNMARDPKAVGVSIGIALCPADGSNSDELRTNADTALYRAKRAGRGTACFFDAGMDEAARIRRELGHDLRRAVLRNQLSVVYQPLIAAGTGRTVGYEALLRWIHPERGVIGPATFIPIAEESGTIVELGAWVLEQACAEAARWDEPLTIAVNVSPVQFQLPNFCEQVVDVLNRTGLDGSRLELEITEAVLMRDREAVVVLLHRLRALGIRIVMDDFGTGYSSLSNLQSFPFDKIKIDGSFTAAIEHDEAARSIVRAIIGLGHSLNLPVVAEGVETEAQRAIVTEQHCSQLQGFLLGMPGVEPSRAAHPPAVVLRNGTRQA from the coding sequence TTGTTCGACGATCGCATGAATCTGGCGCTGCGCCTTGCCGAGCAACGGGAGGAGCAGGTGGCGATCCTTTGCCTCGATCTGGATCGCTTCAAGGCAGTGAACGATATCTTCGGGCATGGCGAAGGCGATCGCATCCTGCGCAAGGTGGCCGACATCCTGCGCGGCGCGACGAGCCCGGCCGATACGATTGCAAGACTGGGCGGAGACGAGTTCGCGATCATCCAGTCGGGCGTCTCGCAGCCTGAGGCGGCAGCTCAGCTCGCGAACCGGATACAGGCTGGCTTTGCTGAACAGATGAACATGGCCCGCGATCCGAAGGCGGTCGGCGTCAGCATTGGCATCGCGCTTTGTCCGGCCGATGGATCGAACAGCGACGAATTGCGAACCAATGCCGACACGGCGCTCTATCGCGCCAAGCGCGCTGGGCGTGGCACTGCCTGTTTCTTCGATGCCGGCATGGATGAGGCAGCCCGCATCAGGCGTGAACTCGGGCATGATCTTCGTCGAGCGGTTCTGCGCAACCAGCTTTCCGTAGTGTATCAGCCGTTGATCGCGGCCGGGACCGGTCGGACGGTCGGCTATGAGGCGCTGTTGCGCTGGATCCATCCGGAGCGCGGCGTGATCGGCCCCGCTACCTTCATTCCCATCGCGGAGGAGAGCGGCACGATCGTCGAGCTTGGCGCGTGGGTGCTTGAACAGGCATGCGCCGAAGCCGCACGCTGGGATGAACCGCTCACCATTGCGGTCAACGTGTCACCGGTGCAATTTCAGCTGCCCAATTTCTGCGAGCAGGTTGTGGACGTGCTGAACCGGACGGGGCTGGACGGCAGCAGGCTTGAACTCGAGATCACGGAAGCCGTCCTGATGCGGGATCGGGAAGCCGTCGTGGTGTTGCTGCACCGCCTGCGCGCGCTTGGCATACGCATCGTGATGGACGATTTCGGCACCGGCTATTCGTCGCTCAGCAATCTGCAGAGCTTTCCGTTCGACAAGATCAAGATCGACGGCAGTTTCACCGCGGCCATCGAACATGACGAAGCGGCGCGATCGATCGTCCGCGCGATCATCGGCCTTGGCCACAGCCTGAATTTGCCCGTCGTCGCCGAGGGCGTCGAGACGGAGGCGCAGCGGGCGATTGTCACCGAACAACATTGTTCGCAGTTGCAGGGCTTTCTGCTCGGCATGCCTGGCGTCGAACCCAGCAGGGCCGCTCACCCGCCAGCCGTCGTGCTGCGCAATGGGACTCGGCAGGCCTAG
- a CDS encoding Crp/Fnr family transcriptional regulator: MVGLVFLEAPSLASMLPPEMFDRLCAAGTRMSYASGALVQTRGDPWPGLSIVRDGAVQIGNAGLDGSFVITSILGSGHCFGEMTLFGDLPRTHDAVAKGATLIDHVSPAAYERCAEADPALTRAIMTMMARRLYAMLEFADDLRRLPLKVQLAKLLLAIVREGRACATHEELGARFGVTRVAIGTALAALEGEGLVKRSYGGIEVPDRERLRAWVEDRTMLAKF; encoded by the coding sequence ATGGTCGGTCTGGTTTTCCTGGAGGCACCTAGCCTCGCCTCGATGCTACCGCCGGAGATGTTCGATCGCCTGTGCGCAGCCGGCACGCGCATGTCCTATGCTAGCGGCGCGTTGGTCCAGACCCGGGGCGATCCTTGGCCGGGCCTGTCGATTGTTCGCGACGGTGCGGTGCAGATCGGTAACGCGGGACTCGATGGGTCGTTCGTGATCACCTCGATTCTCGGATCGGGTCATTGCTTCGGCGAGATGACGCTGTTCGGCGATCTCCCGCGCACTCACGACGCAGTCGCGAAGGGTGCGACGCTGATCGATCATGTCTCGCCGGCCGCTTATGAGCGCTGCGCCGAGGCGGATCCGGCACTCACCCGGGCGATCATGACGATGATGGCGCGGCGCCTCTATGCGATGCTTGAATTCGCCGACGATCTCCGGCGCCTGCCGCTCAAAGTCCAACTGGCCAAATTGCTGCTGGCGATAGTGCGGGAGGGGCGGGCGTGCGCGACGCATGAGGAACTGGGGGCGAGGTTCGGCGTCACCCGCGTCGCGATCGGGACGGCGCTTGCCGCGCTGGAGGGGGAAGGGCTGGTGAAGCGGTCCTATGGCGGTATCGAGGTGCCGGATCGCGAACGGCTTCGCGCCTGGGTCGAAGACCGCACGATGTTGGCGAAATTCTGA